From the Limanda limanda chromosome 2, fLimLim1.1, whole genome shotgun sequence genome, one window contains:
- the fam161a gene encoding protein FAM161A translates to MDSHRTNVLVTSCLKTPVDPLTKAPLASYERDRDHRGHRDHRDHRGHQGHRDHRDHEAEHEDSGSDSCDDERLANGVMNDHVASGERLDLSGIFFSNEEYYSKLEELKKAHLRTMAELESMYRRKLQLKFMEPSDLTALEAGLRSLGGASSPAESHRLRRSHSAVELRRRRRSSGHLDSSDEDEEVSNEVETGRLFSPKEHIKNMWRDFKLSPNTRHVTSSSLQSLPGDQTRSGERNAKKRETWKHRVTIPKPFHMTLREAERQKLGVRSRAEVELENAELRRQLEELSECQRKFRASPVPAHVHLPLYEELQEQKDERQRNQQQLRAVQKPFSFLERERLKKEQKQLRVPPASHQDRVTPFKAKPVPRAVYAAASGGQTKDEQLYRSIRTQMRAEELLHAASMPPSMLSPRLSQRRKTPAAGGGSSFPHRPQINREVPDHDASYRRFQKHLEKRKEVKPTTTCEPFDLKTSRIPSQRQRLLLEIQKEQSSPPRTLRWPHITSGGTRTPTSSLGSSLSGSLELLPTKGTDATKKRHEAVRKVLEQRRRAGEEEQQWKEKQQQRERKLQRLVLKRAQANDPHTALSQAHPTKLHQFRKRDLQRRREYQQEVQERQQRVEGRPLLLEQAAQRNAKQAAEKRFTAAVRGCDVTEEFLCSRAAGPGSARSPSQSSDSKHSDQEDADMGFQPVRYRKVFLDDEDVDDPTERRRGTEDEDQASSNRHAGDDPGGHHGDDQHGSDDGYHYSDDHENYSDDSEGHTQRPEATE, encoded by the exons ATGGATTCTCACCGGACTAACGTGCTGGTGACGTCGTGTCTGAAGACCCCCGTGGACCCGCTCACCAAGGCTCCGCTGGCGTCGTACGAGCGGGACCGGGACCACCGGGGACACCGGGACCACCGGGACCACCGGGGACACCAGGGACACCGGGACCACCGGGACCACGAGGCGGAG CACGAGGACTCGGGCTCTGACTCCTGTGACGATGAGCGTCTGGCGAACGGCGTGATGAACGACCACGTGGCGTCGGGAGAACGCCTCGACCTCAGCGGCATCTTCTTCTCCAACGAGGAGTACTACAGcaagctggaggagctgaagaaggcCCACCTCCGCACCATGGCCGAGCTGGAGAGCATGTACCGAcggaagctgcagctgaagttCATGGAGCCTTCAGACCTGACGGCGCTGGAGGCGGGGCTAAGGTCG ctggggggagctag CAGCCCAGCAGAGTCCCACCGCCTGAGGAGGTCCCACTCGGCCGTGGAgctccggaggaggaggaggagctcaggacaCTTGGACTCGTCGGACGAGGATGAAGAAGTCAGCAACGAGGTGGAGACCGGCCGGCTCTTCTCTCCCAAGGAACACATCAAGAACATGTGGAGGGACTTCAAGCTGTCACCGAACACCCGTCAcgtgacctcctcctccctccagagTCTGCCGGGAGACCAGACGAGATCAGGAGAGAGAAACGCCAAGAAGAGGGAGACCTGGAAGCACCGGGTGACCATCCCGAAGCCTTTCCACATGACCCTGCGTGAGGCCGAGAGACAGAAGCTGGGCGTCAG gtCGCGTGCCGAGGTCGAGCTGGAGAACGCCGAGCTGCGgcggcagctggaggagctgagcgAGTGCCAGAGGAAGTTCCGTGCCAGCCCGGTGCCGGCACACGTCCACCTGCCGCTCTacgaggagctgcaggagcagaagGACGAGCGGCagaggaaccagcagcagctccgagCCGTCCAGAAGCCCTTCAGCTTCCTGGAGCGGGAGCGGCTGAAGAAGGAGCAGAAGCAGCTGCGTGTCCCACCAGCGTCCCACCAGGACCGGGTCACGCCCTTCAAGGCCAAGCCGGTGCCCAGGGCCGTGTACGCCGCGGCGTCGGGGGGGCAGACGAAGGACGAGCAGCTGTATCGCTCCATCAGGACCCAGATGagagctgaggagctgctgcacgCCGCCTCCATGCCCCCCAGCATGCTGTCACCACGCCTCAGCCAGCGGAGGAAGACCCCAGCAGCCGGGGGGGGCAGCAGCTTCCCCCACAGACCCCAGATCAACAGGGAGGTCCCGGACCACGACGCCAGCTACAGACGCTTCCAGAAGCACCTGGAGAAGCGGAAGGAGGTGAAGCCCACGACCACGTGTGAACCCTTCGACCTGAAGACGTCTCGGATCCCCTCGCAGCgccagcgcctcctgctggagaTCCAGAAGGAGCAGAGCAGCCCCCCCCGGACGCTGCGCTGGCCACACATCACCTCCGGGGGGACTCGGACCCCGACCTCCAGCCTCGGCTCCTCCCTCTCCGGCAGCCTGGAGCTCCTCCCCACCAAAGGCACAGACGCCACCAAGAAGCGCCACGAGGCCGTGAG GAAGGtgctggagcagaggaggagggccggagaggaggagcagcagtggaaggagaagcagcagcagagggagaggaagctgCAGCGGCTGGTGCTGAAGCGAGCCCAGGCCAACGACCCCCACACGGCTCTGTCCCAGGCCCACCCGACCAAACTCCACCAGTTCAG GAAGCGAGACCTCCAGCGCCGGAGGGAGTACCAGCAGGAGGTCCAGGAGAGGCAGCAGCGGGTGGAGGGCCGGccgctgctgctggagcaggcTGCTCAG AGAAACGCCAAACAGGCGGCGGAGAAGCGCTTCACCGCGGCCGTGCGGGGGTGTGACGTGACGGAGGAGTTCCTCTGCAGCCGAGCAGCCGGACCAGGGTCCGCCCGAAGCCCCTCCCAGTCCAGTGACAGCAAACACAG TGACCAGGAGGACGCAGACATGGGATTCCAACCCGTCCGCTACAGGAAAGTCTTCCTGGACGACGAAGATGTGGACGATCCCACCGAGAGGCGGCGAGGGACGGAGGACGAGGACCAGGCCTCATCAAACCGCCACGCTGGGGACGACCCCGGCGGTCACCATGGAGATGATCAACACGGTTCTGATGATGGTTACCACTACTCTGACGACCATGAGAACTACTCGGACGACAGCGAGGGTCACACTCAACGGCCTGAAGCCACGGAATGA
- the xpo1a gene encoding exportin-1 codes for MLARVSSGGNVPGEASGSVLSERFGDPHPRGPAAARTGPRSHGPSLQTSRTEHTRSSMPAEMTMLADHPARQLLDFSQKMDINLLDNVVNSMYHDIGSQQRVAQEVLTNLKDHPDAWTRVDTILEFSQNMKTKYYALQILEVVIKTRWKILPRNQCEGIKKYVVGLIIKTSSDPANMEKEGVYISKLNMILVQILKQEWPKHWPTFISDIVGASRTSESLCQNNMIILKLLSEEVFDFSSGQMTQVKAKHLKDSMCNEFSQIFQLCQFVMENSQNAPLVHATLETLLRFLNWIPLGYIFETKLISTLVYKFLNVPMFRNVTLKCLTEIAGVTVNQYEEQFVNLFTLTMSQLKQMLPLNTNIRVAYANGKDDEQNFIQNLSLFLCTFLKEHGQLVEKRPNLRESLMEALHFMLLVSEVEETEIFKICLEYWNHLAAELYRESPFSTSSTPLLSDVPPRRHLYLPVLSQVRLLMVSRMAKPEEVLVVENDQGEVVREFMKDTDAINLYKNMRETLVYLTHLDYADTERIMTEKLHNQVNGTEWSWRNLNMLCWAIGSISGAMHEEDEKRFLVTVIKDLLGLCEQKRGKDNKAIIASNIMYIVGQYPRFLRAHWKFLKTVVNKLFEFMHETHDGVQDMACDTFIKIAQKCRRHFIQVQVGEVMPFIDEILNNINTIICDLQPQQVHTFYEAVGYMIAAQTDQAAQELLIEKYMLLPNQVWDSIIQQATKNVDILKDAETVRQLGSILKTNVRACKAVGHPFVVQLGRIYLDMLNVYKCLSENISSAVQTNGEMVTKQPLIRSMRTVKRETLKLISGWVSRSNDPQMVGENFVPPLLEAVLIDYQRNVAAAREPEVLSTMATIVNKLGVHITGEIPKIFDAVFECTLNMINKDFEEFPEHRTHFFYLLQAATSQCFPAFLSIAPAQFKLILDSIIWAFKHTMRNVADTGLQILYTLLQNVSGEEAAAQSFYQTYFCDVLQHIFSVVTDTSHTAGLTMHATILAYMFNLVEEGKVSVALSAASPANNQVHVQEYIANLLKTAFPHLQDAQVKVFVTGLFSLNQDIAAFKEHLRDFLVQIKEFAGEDTTDLFLEEREASLRQAQEEKHRLQASVPGILNPHELPEEMGD; via the exons ATGCTAGCGAGGGTTAGCAGCGGAGGAAACGTGCCAGGAGAAGCGAGTGGTTCGGTCCTGTCGGAGCGGTTCGGAGATCCGCACCCTCGCGGTCCGGCCGCAGCTCGCACCGGGCCACGGAGCCACGGACCCTCGCTCCAGACGAGCCGGACGGAACACACCAG AAGCTCTATGCCAGCAGAAATGACGATGTTGGCCGACCACCCAGCCAGACAGCTGCTGGACTTCAGCCAAAAAATGGACATCAACCTGCTGGACAATGTGGTGAACTCCATGTACCATGACATCGGTTCCCAG CAACGGGTGGCTCAGGAGGTGCTGACCAACCTGAAAGACCACCCAGACGCCTGGACCAGGGTCGACACCATCCTGGAGTTCTCTCAGAACATGAAAACCAAA tATTATGCGCTGCAGATCCTGGAGGTCGTCATCAAAACTCGCTGGAAGATTCTCCCGAGAAATCAATGTGAAG GAATCAAGAAATATGTGGTCGGTCTGATCATCAAGACGTCTTCTGATCCTGCCAACATGGAG AAAGAAGGAGTTTACATTTCAAAACTCAACATGATCCTTGTTCAG ATCCTGAAGCAGGAATGGCCCAAACACTGGCCCACGTTCATCAGTGACATCGTGGGTGCGAGTCGGACCAGCGAGAGCCTCTGTCAGAACAACATGATCATCCTCAAGCTGCTCAGCGAGGAGGTCTTTGACTTCTCCAGTGGCCAGATGACCCAGGTGAAGGCCAAGCACCTCAAAGACAG CATGTGCAACGAGTTCTCCCAAATATTCCAGCTGTGCCAGTTTGTGATG GAGAACTCTCAGAACGCTCCGCTGGTGCACGCCACGCTGGAGACGCTGCTCCGCTTCCTGAACTGGATTCCTTTAGGTTACATCTTTGAAACCAAACTCATCAGCACGCTGGTCTACAAG ttcttgAACGTCCCCATGTTTCGCAACGTGACGCTGAAGTGTTTGACCGAGATCGCTGGCGTGACCGTCAACCAGTACGAGGAGCAGTTTGTCAACCTGTTCACTCTCACCATGTCCCAGCTtaaacag ATGTTGCCTTTGAACACCAACATCCGAGTGGCCTACGCCAATGGAAAGGACGACGAGCAGAACTTCATCCAGAACCTCAGCCTGTTCCTCTGCACCTTCCTCAAAGAACACGGCCAGCTCGTGGAGAAGAGACCCAACCTGCGCGAGTCACTGATGGAG GCCCTGCACTTCATGTTGCTGGTGTCCgaggtggaggagacagagatcTTCAAGATCTGTTTGGAGTATTGGAACCACCTGGCGGCCGAGCTGTACAGGGAGAgtcccttctccacctccagcacCCCCCTCCTGTCCGACGTCCCTCCACGGAGACACCTCTACCTGCCCGTGCTGTCCCAG GTACGTTTGCTGATGGTGAGCCGCATGGCCAAACCAGAGGAGGTGCTGGTGGTGGAGAACGACCAGGGGGAGGTGGTCAGGGAGTTCATGAAAGACACGGACGCCATTAACCTCTACAAGAACATGAGGGAGACTCTCG TGTATCTGACTCATCTGGACTACGCAGACACTGAACGCATCATGACTGAGAAGCTCCACAACCAGGTGAACGGCACCGAGTGGTCGTGGAGGAACCTGAACATGCTCTGCTGGGCCATCGGCTCCATCAGCGGTGCAATGCACGAGGAAGACGAGAAGAGATTCCTAGTCACAGTCATCAAG GATCTGCTCGGCTTATGTGaacagaagagagggaaagacaaCAAGGCCATCATAGCCTCCAACATCATGTACATCGTGGGACAGTATCCTCGCTTCCTGCGAGCCCACTGGAAGTTCCTCAAGACTGTCGTCAACAAGTTGTTTGAGTTCATGCACG AAACACATGACGGCGTGCAGGACATGGCGTGTGACACCTTCATCAAGATTGCTCAGAAGTGCCGTCGTCACTTCATCCAGGTTCAGGTGGGAGAGGTGATGCCCTTCATCGACGAGATcctcaacaacatcaacaccatCATCTGTGACCTGCAGCCACAGCAG GTGCACACATTCTACGAGGCGGTGGGCTACATGATCGCGGCTCAGACCGATCAGGCGGCTCAGGAGCTTCTCATAGAGAAGTACATGCTGCTCCCCAACCAGGTGTGGGACAGCATCATCCAGCAGGCCACCAAG AATGTGGACATCCTGAAGGACGCTGAGACGGTGCGTCAGCTGGGCAGCATCCTGAAGACTAACGTCCGAGCCTGTAAAGCTGTCGGTCATCCCTTCGTGGTTCAGCTGGGACGGATCTACCTGGACATGCTGAACGTTTACAAGTGTCTGAGTGAAAACATTTCCTCGGCTGTCCAGACGAATG GAGAGATGGTGACCAAGCAGCCGCTGATCAGGAGCATGAGGACGGtgaagagagagacactgaagcTGATCTCGGGTTGGGTCAGTCGCTCCAACGACCCTCAGATG GTGGGAGAGAACTTTGTGCCCCCCCTGCTGGAGGCCGTGCTCATCGACTATCAGAGGAACGTCGCAGCTGCCCGGGAGCCCGAGGTCCTCAGCACCATGGCAACCATCGTCAACAAGCTGGGCGTGCACATCACCGGGGAGATCCCCAAGATCTTTGACGCTGTCTTCGAGTGCACTTTGAATATGATCAACAAG GACTTTGAAGAATTCCCAGAACACAGAACTCATTTCTTCTACCTCCTCCAAGCCGCCACATCCCAGTGTTTCCCAGCCTTCCTGTCCATCGCCCCGGCCCAGTTCAAACTGATCCTGGACTCCATCATCTGGGCCTTCAAGCACACCATGAGGAACGTGGCCGACACAG GTCTGCAGATCCTCTACACGCTCCTGCAGAACGTGTCCGGGGAGGAAGCGGCGGCGCAGAGCTTCTACCAGACGTACTTCTGTGACGTCCTGCAGCACATCTTCTCCGTGGTCACCGACACCTCTCACACTGCAG GTCTGACCATGCACGCCACCATCTTGGCCTACATGTTCAACCtggtggaggaggggaaggtGAGCGTGGCCCTGAGCGCCGCCAGCCCGGCCAACAACCAGGTGCACGTCCAGGAGTACATCGCCAACCTGCTGAAGACGGCTTTCCCCCACCTGCAAGA tgCCCAGGTGAAGGTGTTTGTAACGGGTCTGTTCAGCCTGAATCAGGACATCGCTGCCTTCAAGGAGCACCTGAGGGACTTCCTGGTGCAGATCaag gagtTTGCCGGCGAGGACACGACGGACCTGttcctggaggagagggaggcgtCTCTGCGTCAGGCGCAGGAGGAGAAGCACCGCCTCCAGGCGTCCGTGCCCGGGATCCTCAACCCCCACGAGCTGCCGGAGGAGATGGGCGACTGA